In Nicotiana tabacum cultivar K326 chromosome 21, ASM71507v2, whole genome shotgun sequence, one DNA window encodes the following:
- the LOC107799658 gene encoding 5'-adenylylsulfate reductase 3, chloroplastic isoform X1 has product MALAFTASTAIHGSLSSSSYDPQPKVSVIGTTQPMDRPQIPLTAVNLSRIRRLAVKSLNAEPKRNESIVPLAATIVAPEVEEKAEEAEDYEKLAEELTNASPLEIIDKALEKFGNDIAIAFSGAEDVALIEYAHLTGRPFRVFSLDTGRLNPETYQLFDAVEKHYGIRIEYMFPDAVEVQALVRNKGLFSFYEDGHQECCRIRKVRPLRRALKGLRAWITGQRKDQSPGTRSEIPIVQVDPSFEGLDGGAGSLVKWNPVANVDGKDIWNFLRAMNVPVNSLHSQGYVSIGCEPCTRAVLPGQHEREGRWWWEDAKAKECGLHKGNIKDESLNGNGNGAVHANGTTTVADIFDTKDIVSLSRPGVENLLKLENRREPWLVVLYAPWCRFCQAMEGSYVELADKLASSGVKVGKFRADGEQKAFAQQELQLGSFPTILFFPRHSSQPIKYVSEKRDVDSLLAFVNALR; this is encoded by the exons ATGGCTTTGGCTTTCACTGCTTCAACTGCAATTCATGGctctctttcttcatcttcttatgATCCACAACCCAAAG tatCAGTAATAGGTACCACTCAGCCAATGGATCGGCCTCAAATTCCGTTGACAGCAGTGAATTTATCTCGGATCAGGCGTTTGGCTGTGAAGTCATTGAATGCAGAGCCGAAACGGAATGAATCGATAGTTCCTTTAGCAGCAACTATCGTTGCTCCTG AAGTGGAAGAGAAAGCAGAGGAGGCAGAGGATTATGAGAAACTGGCAGAGGAGCTAACAAATGCTTCCCCTTTGGAAATTATTGATAAGGCACTTGAGAAATTTGGAAATGATATTGCCATTGCTTTCAG TGGTGCCGAAGATGTTGCTTTGATCGAATATGCTCATTTAACTGGCCGGCCATTTAGAGTATTCAGCCTTGATACTGGGAGGTTAAACCCAGAGACCTACCAACTTTTTGACGCAGTAGAGAAGCACTATGGAATCCGCATTGAGTACATGTTCCCTGATGCAGTTGAAGTTCAGGCCTTAGTAAGGAACAAGGGCCTCTTCTCTTTCTACGAAGATGGCCACCAAGAGTGCTGCCGTATAAGGAAAGTTCGACCTTTGAGGAGAGCACTCAAAGGCTTACGTGCGTGGATCACAGGGCAACGTAAAGATCAGTCCCCCGGGACTCGATCTGAAATTCCCATTGTTCAGGTAGATCCTTCTTTCGAGGGATTGGATGGTGGAGCGGGCAGCTTGGTGAAGTGGAATCCAGTTGCTAATGTGGatggaaaggatatttggaatTTCCTGAGAGCTATGAATGTTCCCGTGAACTCATTGCATTCACAAGGTTATGTTTCCATTGGATGTGAACCTTGTACTCGAGCTGTCCTACCTGGACAACATGAGCGAGAAGGAAGGTGGTGGTGGGAGGATGCCAAGGCCAAGGAATGTGGCTTACATAAGGGAAACATCAAGGATGAAAGTTTGAATGGTAACGGAAATGGCGCTGTCCATGCAAATGGTACTACCACTGTTGCTGATATTTTCGACACCAAGGACATCGTAAGCTTGAGCAGGCCTGGAGTTGAGAACCTATTGAAGTTGGAAAACAGAAGAGAACCTTGGCTTGTTGTTCTTTATGCTCCTTGGTGCCGCTTCTGTCAG GCAATGGAAGGATCTTATGTTGAATTGGCGGACAAGTTGGCGAGTTCTGGTGTTAAGGTAGGGAAGTTCAGGGCAGATGGTGAACAGAAAGCTTTTGCACAACAAGAATTGCAGCTTGGCAGCTTCCCTACAATACTCTTCTTTCCTAGACATTCTTCACAGCCGATTAAGTACGTGTCGGAGAAGAGGGATGTTGACTCCTTGCTGGCTTTTGTGAATGCCCTTAGGTGA
- the LOC107799658 gene encoding 5'-adenylylsulfate reductase 3, chloroplastic isoform X2, protein MALAFTASTAIHGSLSSSSYDPQPKVSVIGTTQPMDRPQIPLTAVNLSRIRRLAVKSLNAEPKRNESIVPLAATIVAPVEEKAEEAEDYEKLAEELTNASPLEIIDKALEKFGNDIAIAFSGAEDVALIEYAHLTGRPFRVFSLDTGRLNPETYQLFDAVEKHYGIRIEYMFPDAVEVQALVRNKGLFSFYEDGHQECCRIRKVRPLRRALKGLRAWITGQRKDQSPGTRSEIPIVQVDPSFEGLDGGAGSLVKWNPVANVDGKDIWNFLRAMNVPVNSLHSQGYVSIGCEPCTRAVLPGQHEREGRWWWEDAKAKECGLHKGNIKDESLNGNGNGAVHANGTTTVADIFDTKDIVSLSRPGVENLLKLENRREPWLVVLYAPWCRFCQAMEGSYVELADKLASSGVKVGKFRADGEQKAFAQQELQLGSFPTILFFPRHSSQPIKYVSEKRDVDSLLAFVNALR, encoded by the exons ATGGCTTTGGCTTTCACTGCTTCAACTGCAATTCATGGctctctttcttcatcttcttatgATCCACAACCCAAAG tatCAGTAATAGGTACCACTCAGCCAATGGATCGGCCTCAAATTCCGTTGACAGCAGTGAATTTATCTCGGATCAGGCGTTTGGCTGTGAAGTCATTGAATGCAGAGCCGAAACGGAATGAATCGATAGTTCCTTTAGCAGCAACTATCGTTGCTCCTG TGGAAGAGAAAGCAGAGGAGGCAGAGGATTATGAGAAACTGGCAGAGGAGCTAACAAATGCTTCCCCTTTGGAAATTATTGATAAGGCACTTGAGAAATTTGGAAATGATATTGCCATTGCTTTCAG TGGTGCCGAAGATGTTGCTTTGATCGAATATGCTCATTTAACTGGCCGGCCATTTAGAGTATTCAGCCTTGATACTGGGAGGTTAAACCCAGAGACCTACCAACTTTTTGACGCAGTAGAGAAGCACTATGGAATCCGCATTGAGTACATGTTCCCTGATGCAGTTGAAGTTCAGGCCTTAGTAAGGAACAAGGGCCTCTTCTCTTTCTACGAAGATGGCCACCAAGAGTGCTGCCGTATAAGGAAAGTTCGACCTTTGAGGAGAGCACTCAAAGGCTTACGTGCGTGGATCACAGGGCAACGTAAAGATCAGTCCCCCGGGACTCGATCTGAAATTCCCATTGTTCAGGTAGATCCTTCTTTCGAGGGATTGGATGGTGGAGCGGGCAGCTTGGTGAAGTGGAATCCAGTTGCTAATGTGGatggaaaggatatttggaatTTCCTGAGAGCTATGAATGTTCCCGTGAACTCATTGCATTCACAAGGTTATGTTTCCATTGGATGTGAACCTTGTACTCGAGCTGTCCTACCTGGACAACATGAGCGAGAAGGAAGGTGGTGGTGGGAGGATGCCAAGGCCAAGGAATGTGGCTTACATAAGGGAAACATCAAGGATGAAAGTTTGAATGGTAACGGAAATGGCGCTGTCCATGCAAATGGTACTACCACTGTTGCTGATATTTTCGACACCAAGGACATCGTAAGCTTGAGCAGGCCTGGAGTTGAGAACCTATTGAAGTTGGAAAACAGAAGAGAACCTTGGCTTGTTGTTCTTTATGCTCCTTGGTGCCGCTTCTGTCAG GCAATGGAAGGATCTTATGTTGAATTGGCGGACAAGTTGGCGAGTTCTGGTGTTAAGGTAGGGAAGTTCAGGGCAGATGGTGAACAGAAAGCTTTTGCACAACAAGAATTGCAGCTTGGCAGCTTCCCTACAATACTCTTCTTTCCTAGACATTCTTCACAGCCGATTAAGTACGTGTCGGAGAAGAGGGATGTTGACTCCTTGCTGGCTTTTGTGAATGCCCTTAGGTGA